From a region of the Haematobia irritans isolate KBUSLIRL chromosome 4, ASM5000362v1, whole genome shotgun sequence genome:
- the Ak1 gene encoding adenylate kinase 1 isoform X1 has protein sequence MLFMCHQMAMKKEANEKQKAVEVRRQQIGIGVPVVWVLGGPGCGKGTQCAKIVEKYGFVHLSSGDLLRDEVASGSPKGQELAAIMKEGKLVSNDDVLGLLEKAIHDRMDGAKGFLIDGYPREKDQGVAFEKKIAPADLVLFFDCADATLVSRVMARAAASAEKRADDNEETIKTRIATFRSNTNAILSQYTDKTLTINAERGVDEIFNDVTCALDCLIQKKATVVASA, from the exons TTATTCATGTGTCACCAAATGGCCATGAAGAAGGAGGCCAATGAGAAACAAAAAGCTGTTGAAGTACGAAGGCAACAAATTGGT ATTGGCGTACCAGttgtttgggttttgggtggtccTGGCTGTGGCAAGGGTACCCAGTGTGCCAAAATCGTAGAAAAGTATGGTTTTGTTCATTTGTCCAGTGGAGATTTGCTACGTGATGAG GTGGCTTCTGGTTCTCCCAAGGGCCAAGAATTGGCTGCCATCATGAAGGAAGGAAAATTGGTGTCCAACGATGATGTTTTAGGTCTTTTGGAAAAGGCTATTCATGATAGAATGGACGGTGCCAAGGGTTTCCTCATTGATGG cTATCCTCGTGAAAAAGATCAAGGTGTGGCTTTCGAAAAGAAGATTGCTCCTGCTGATTTGGTTTTGTTCTTCGATTGTGCCGAT GCCACATTGGTAAGCCGTGTTATGGCTCGTGCTGCTGCATCTGCTGAGAAGCGTGCCGATGACAACGAGGAGACCATTAAGACCCGCATTGCCACCTTCAGATCTAACACCAATGCCATTCTCTCACAATATACCGATAAGACCCTAACC ATCAATGCCGAACGTGGTGTCGATGAAATCTTCAACGATGTCACCTGTGCCTTGGATTGTTTAATCCAAAAGAAAGCTACCGTTGTTGCCAGTGCATAA
- the Ak1 gene encoding adenylate kinase 1 isoform X2 — protein MIGVPVVWVLGGPGCGKGTQCAKIVEKYGFVHLSSGDLLRDEVASGSPKGQELAAIMKEGKLVSNDDVLGLLEKAIHDRMDGAKGFLIDGYPREKDQGVAFEKKIAPADLVLFFDCADATLVSRVMARAAASAEKRADDNEETIKTRIATFRSNTNAILSQYTDKTLTINAERGVDEIFNDVTCALDCLIQKKATVVASA, from the exons ATTGGCGTACCAGttgtttgggttttgggtggtccTGGCTGTGGCAAGGGTACCCAGTGTGCCAAAATCGTAGAAAAGTATGGTTTTGTTCATTTGTCCAGTGGAGATTTGCTACGTGATGAG GTGGCTTCTGGTTCTCCCAAGGGCCAAGAATTGGCTGCCATCATGAAGGAAGGAAAATTGGTGTCCAACGATGATGTTTTAGGTCTTTTGGAAAAGGCTATTCATGATAGAATGGACGGTGCCAAGGGTTTCCTCATTGATGG cTATCCTCGTGAAAAAGATCAAGGTGTGGCTTTCGAAAAGAAGATTGCTCCTGCTGATTTGGTTTTGTTCTTCGATTGTGCCGAT GCCACATTGGTAAGCCGTGTTATGGCTCGTGCTGCTGCATCTGCTGAGAAGCGTGCCGATGACAACGAGGAGACCATTAAGACCCGCATTGCCACCTTCAGATCTAACACCAATGCCATTCTCTCACAATATACCGATAAGACCCTAACC ATCAATGCCGAACGTGGTGTCGATGAAATCTTCAACGATGTCACCTGTGCCTTGGATTGTTTAATCCAAAAGAAAGCTACCGTTGTTGCCAGTGCATAA